In Erpetoichthys calabaricus chromosome 2, fErpCal1.3, whole genome shotgun sequence, a genomic segment contains:
- the clk2a gene encoding dual specificity protein kinase CLK2 isoform X2, whose protein sequence is MFDWFDYHGHMCISFELLALSTFDFLKENNYVPYSIFQVRHMAYQICQAVKFLHDNKLTHTDLKPENILFVNSDYTISYNAEKKRDERTVKNTSVRVVDFGSATFDHEHHSTIVSTRHYRAPEVILELGWHQACDVWSIGCIIFEYYLGFTLFQTHDNREHLAMMERILGPVPSRMIRKTRKQKYFYHGRLDWDESSSAGRYVRENCKPLRRYMLCEAEEHHQLFDVIESMLEYEPSKRVTLSECLKHSYFMPLRNSSEQQGCSSGKNWEGNRDISR, encoded by the exons ATGTTTGACTGGTTTGACTATCATGGACACATGTGCATCTCTTTTGAGCTGCTGGCCCTCAGTACCTTTGACTTCCTGAAAGAGAACAACTATGTGCCATATTCTATTTTCCAAGTTCGGCATATGGCATACCAGATTTGCCAAGCTGttaaat TTCTTCATGATAACAAGTTAACCCACACAGATTTAAAACCTGAAAATATTCTGTTTGTGAATTCCGACTATACAATAAGTTATAATGCTGAAAAG AAACGTGATGAACGTACAGTGAAGAACACATCAGTGCGGGTAGTGGATTTTGGAAGTGCTACCTTTGACCATGAACACCACAGCACCATTGTTTCAACTAGACATTACAGGGCACCTGAGGTGATCTTGG AATTGGGATGGCACCAGGCTTGTGATGTTTGGAGCATTGGGTGCATAATATTTGAATATTACCTTGGCTTCACATTGTTTCAG ACGCATGACAACAGAGAACACTTAGCAATGATGGAGAGAATTTTAGGTCCAGTTCCTTCTAGAATGATTCGAAAAACCCG TAAGCAAAAGTATTTCTACCATGGAAGACTTGATTGGGATGAAAGCTCTTCAGCTGGGCGATATGTCAGAGAGAACTGTAAACCACTCCGG AGGTATATGCTTTGTGAGGCAGAGGAGCATCATCAGCTGTTTGATGTAATCGAGAGCATGCTAGAGTATGAGCCATCAAAGCGTGTAACTTTGAGCGAATGCCTGAAGCACTCCTATTTTATGCCACTGCGAAACAGCTCAGAGCAGCAAGGGTGCTCTAGTGGGAAGAACTGGGAAGGCAACCGTGACATCAGCCGGTGA
- the clk2a gene encoding dual specificity protein kinase CLK2 isoform X1: MPHSRRYRSSDRGSHSSYQDRYRGRKHRRRHSRSRSSSSERERRGRKPEDNFHLRSRSYDNHSMDCRAYDRRYCEGYRRLDYSRDHVADGYYETDYSSHHRSYEYRRSRDREDTYRSRKSSRRKHKRRRRRTRSYSASSSRSGNSSGGRTRAKSVRDDEEGHLVYRPGDCLQERYEIVSTLGEGTFGRVVECLDHQRGASRVALKIIKNVEKYKEAARLEINVLEKINERDPDNKHLCVQMFDWFDYHGHMCISFELLALSTFDFLKENNYVPYSIFQVRHMAYQICQAVKFLHDNKLTHTDLKPENILFVNSDYTISYNAEKKRDERTVKNTSVRVVDFGSATFDHEHHSTIVSTRHYRAPEVILELGWHQACDVWSIGCIIFEYYLGFTLFQTHDNREHLAMMERILGPVPSRMIRKTRKQKYFYHGRLDWDESSSAGRYVRENCKPLRRYMLCEAEEHHQLFDVIESMLEYEPSKRVTLSECLKHSYFMPLRNSSEQQGCSSGKNWEGNRDISR, translated from the exons ATGCCTCACTCAAGACGGTACCGTTCCTCGGATAGGGGTAGCCATAGTAGTTACCAGGACCGGTACAGGGGCCGTAAACATAGAAGAAGACATAGCCGGTCGAGGTCAAGTAGCAGTGAGAGGGAAAGAAGAGGCCGAAAACCAGAGGATAACTTCCATCTGCGCTCCAGGAG CTATGATAACCACTCCATGGACTGTAGAGCATATGATCGACGCTATTGTGAAGGCTACCGGAGACTGGACTACAGCAGAGACCATGTTGCTGATGGTTATTATGAGACAGACTACTCATCACATCACCGCTCCTATGAGTATCGACGCTCTCGAGACAGGGAGGACACCTATCGCAGTCGAAAGAGCAGCAGGCGTAAGCACAAACGAAGGAGACGTAGAACCAGGTCTTATAGCGCATCCTCCTCG AGAAGTGGAAACAGCAGCGGGGGCAGGACTCGGGCGAAGAGCGTGAGAGATGACGAGGAAGGTCACCTGGTGTATCGTCCCGGCGACTGCCTACAAGAAAGAT ATGAAATTGTAAGCACACTTGGAGAGGGTACATTTGGAAGAGTGGTTGAGTGTTTAGATCACCAAAg AGGCGCATCAAGAGTTGcacttaaaataataaagaatgtgGAGAAATACAAAGAAGCTGCTCGTTTGGAGATCAATGTTTTAGAGAAAATTAATGAGAGAGATCCTGACAACAAGCA TTTATGTGTTCAGATGTTTGACTGGTTTGACTATCATGGACACATGTGCATCTCTTTTGAGCTGCTGGCCCTCAGTACCTTTGACTTCCTGAAAGAGAACAACTATGTGCCATATTCTATTTTCCAAGTTCGGCATATGGCATACCAGATTTGCCAAGCTGttaaat TTCTTCATGATAACAAGTTAACCCACACAGATTTAAAACCTGAAAATATTCTGTTTGTGAATTCCGACTATACAATAAGTTATAATGCTGAAAAG AAACGTGATGAACGTACAGTGAAGAACACATCAGTGCGGGTAGTGGATTTTGGAAGTGCTACCTTTGACCATGAACACCACAGCACCATTGTTTCAACTAGACATTACAGGGCACCTGAGGTGATCTTGG AATTGGGATGGCACCAGGCTTGTGATGTTTGGAGCATTGGGTGCATAATATTTGAATATTACCTTGGCTTCACATTGTTTCAG ACGCATGACAACAGAGAACACTTAGCAATGATGGAGAGAATTTTAGGTCCAGTTCCTTCTAGAATGATTCGAAAAACCCG TAAGCAAAAGTATTTCTACCATGGAAGACTTGATTGGGATGAAAGCTCTTCAGCTGGGCGATATGTCAGAGAGAACTGTAAACCACTCCGG AGGTATATGCTTTGTGAGGCAGAGGAGCATCATCAGCTGTTTGATGTAATCGAGAGCATGCTAGAGTATGAGCCATCAAAGCGTGTAACTTTGAGCGAATGCCTGAAGCACTCCTATTTTATGCCACTGCGAAACAGCTCAGAGCAGCAAGGGTGCTCTAGTGGGAAGAACTGGGAAGGCAACCGTGACATCAGCCGGTGA